A genomic window from Montipora capricornis isolate CH-2021 chromosome 8, ASM3666992v2, whole genome shotgun sequence includes:
- the LOC138014405 gene encoding uncharacterized protein: MAAADAFFLRTAAIIMRSTKSQRLPLASPSKTTVRKSSSTSSLRTMSPRKQRSKQKPAPLAANQSVAGLVSSFRKISLAPTPHPPLRSKSTSPRKPKLNHVRGLGTNAVKSVEDIVDLIKTERCKNIIVMAGAGISTPSGIPDFRTPGTGLYDNLQQYKIPEPSAIFDVDYFWYDPRPFFCLAKSLYPGNYQPNYVHYFVKLLHDKGLLLRMYTQNIDGLERLADIPAAKLVEAHGTFSTASCIRCHKSYDGEQIKKTIMKGDIPKCSSARCTGVIKPDIVFFGEDLPKRFYSYIVDFPKCDLLVIMGTSLEVEPFAGIANTVDRSTPRLLLNREIVGPFSRRWERRSNDIVQQGDVVDGVKKLVSLLGWSDSMDAIMSRAKEKWKDHASTLKVNVGNTSVEIAKTMEKTSDGVVDEKDNAAQERTEPKKIENGVHLGNSCGAKTAEVTNGSGQLSPFGSRTLHSLTNGFVEKGVLYRTDKNLFLKREGPMRSNLATQRASLLPFRYTQRNELKIERQSGDFKVIDPCRDLACAGFGLGKRSMGLGCFLAGTAGQSSSDED, from the exons ATGGCTGCTGCCGACGCATTTTTCTTACGGACAG CGGCCATTATAATGCGATCCACAAAGTCTCAACGATTGCCATTGGCATCACCTAGTAAAACAACAGTGCGGAAGTCTTCGAGCACCTCATCGCTAAGGACAATGAGCCCACGTAAACAACGCTCTAAGCAAAAGCCTGCCCCATTGGCTGCAAACCAGTCAGTTGCTGGATTGGTTTCGTCATTTCGCAAGATTTCATTGGCCCCCACACCTCATCCACCTCTGCGATCTAAGAGCACGTCGCCAAGGAAACCCAAGTTGAATCATGTACGTGGACTTGGTACTAACGCTGTGAAGTCAGTGGAGGATATTGTGGATCTTATCAAGACAGAAAGATGCAAGAACATTATTGTTATGGCTGGCGCTGGGATCAGTACTCCCAGTGGTATACCTGACTTCAG AACACCAGGAACTGGCCTTTATGACAACTTACAGCAGTACAAAATCCCAGAACCTTCTGCCATTTTTGATGTGGATTACTTTTGGTACGACCCAAGGCCATTCTTCTGCTTGGCAAAGAGTTTGTATCCAGGAAACTACCAACCAAACTATGTGCATTACTTTGTGAAATTGCTTCATGACAAAGGTCTGCTGTTGAGAATGTACACACAAAATATTGATGGCTTGGAAAGAT TGGCAGACATACCAGCGGCCAAGCTTGTGGAGGCTCATGGGACATTCTCAACAGCGTCATGTATAAGATGTCACAAGAGCTACGATGGTGAACAAATAAAA AAAACCATTATGAAAGGAGATATTCCGAAGTGCTCCAGCGCAAGATGCACT ggtGTTATCAAGCCAGACATTGTGTTCTTTGGCGAGGACCTGCCCAAGAGATTTTACTCATACATTGTAGACTTTCCAAAGTGTGATCTACTTGTGATCATGGGAACGTCATTAGAG gttGAGCCCTTTGCCGGAATAGCAAATACCGTAGATCGTTCCACACCTCGCCTTCTTCTGAACAGAGAGATCGTAGGACCTTTTTCTCGGCGCTGGGAAAGGAGATCCAATGATATTGTTCAGCAAGGAGATGTTGTCGATGGAGTCAAAAAACTTGTTAGCCTTTTAGGGTGGTCCGATTCGATGGACGCCATCATGAGTAGAGCTAAAGAGAAATGGAAGGACCACGCCTCGACCTTGAAGGTTAATGTTGGAAACACGTCCGTAGAGATCGCCAAAACTATGGAAAAAACAAGCGATGGTGTTGTGGACGAGAAAGACAATGCTGCACAGGAAAGAACTGAACCTAAAAAGATCGAAAACGGTGTTCATTTAGGCAATAGTTGTGGCGCAAAGACCGCCGAAGTTACAAATGGATCTGGTCAGCTATCTCCGTTTGGTTCCAGAACACTTCACTCATTAACTAACGGTTTCGTAGAAAAAGGCGTTCTTTATAGGACAGACAAAAATTTATTTCTCAAGAGGGAAGGCCCCATGCGATCAAATTTAGCTACTCAAAGAGCTTCGCTCTTGCCGTTCAGGTATACTCAGAGGAACGAGTTGAAAATAGAGAGACAAAGCGGAGACTTTAAAGTTATTGATCCCTGTAGGGACCTTGCTTGCGCGGGATTTGGTCTTGGGAAACGAAGCATGGGTTTAGGGTGTTTCTTGGCTGGAACTGCGGGTCAGAGTTCGAGTGATGAAGACTAG